In a genomic window of Myxococcaceae bacterium JPH2:
- a CDS encoding CBS domain-containing protein, translated as MQIVGELMTRPVVTLKETQNLAKADELLRLHRIRHLPVVRQGRLVGLVTHRDLLRAAAHHGPPTERPIWAADIMTRDVATVRPDTPLRDAVRLILSQKYGCLPVVDEDDALLGILTEADLVKYAQHLIDIQDRREMAASYDA; from the coding sequence ATGCAGATCGTTGGCGAGCTGATGACACGGCCCGTGGTCACCCTCAAGGAGACCCAGAACCTGGCCAAGGCGGACGAGCTGCTGCGCCTGCACCGCATCCGGCACCTGCCGGTGGTGCGCCAGGGGCGGCTGGTGGGGCTCGTCACGCACCGCGACCTGCTGCGCGCGGCGGCGCATCACGGGCCGCCCACCGAGCGCCCCATCTGGGCCGCGGACATCATGACCCGCGACGTGGCCACGGTGCGGCCGGACACGCCGCTGCGCGACGCGGTGCGGCTGATCCTCTCGCAGAAGTACGGCTGCCTCCCCGTGGTGGACGAGGACGACGCGCTGCTGGGCATCCTCACCGAGGCGGACCTCGTGAAGTACGCGCAGCACCTCATCGACATCCAGGATCGCCGGGAGATGGCGGCCTCCTACGACGCGTGA